In Nocardioides marinus, one DNA window encodes the following:
- a CDS encoding S1C family serine protease yields MTETPDPQHGGATPEHLQEPTRDLGPLWQTEQPAYAAPPPPPRRRAGLAAAVLTTAVLAGGAAGVGGAAAWQEWGPEPAASGTSTTGATSASPVLDAAPAPAATDGSVQAAAEAVLPSVVKINVSGGGGSGSGSGVILTEDGQILTNHHVVELAAEGGTITVDFADGSHARAEILGLDPLTDTAVIQAQDVSGLTPATIGSSDALAVGQDVVAIGSPFGLDATVTSGIVSALDRPVDVGTDSEGNATVYPAVQTDAAINPGNSGGPLVDLAGRVVGINSSIRTTGSSTPFGQSSEGGSIGLGFAIPIDEIMPIVEQMAAGEAPTHARLGISVSDVGVGTGRDGSVPGSTDGALVTDGAQVRTIGAGSTAGEAGLQEGDVITGIDDTAITSADSLVATIRSYRPGDEVTVTYERDGEEQTTTLVLDSDADQS; encoded by the coding sequence ATGACCGAGACGCCCGACCCGCAGCACGGCGGGGCCACCCCCGAGCACCTGCAGGAGCCGACCCGCGACCTGGGTCCCCTCTGGCAGACCGAGCAGCCGGCGTACGCCGCTCCCCCGCCGCCGCCGCGCCGTCGGGCGGGCCTCGCGGCCGCCGTGCTCACCACGGCCGTGCTCGCCGGTGGCGCCGCCGGCGTGGGCGGGGCCGCCGCCTGGCAGGAGTGGGGCCCCGAGCCGGCCGCCTCCGGCACCTCGACGACCGGCGCGACCAGTGCCTCCCCCGTCCTGGACGCCGCTCCGGCCCCCGCCGCGACCGACGGCTCGGTGCAGGCCGCGGCCGAGGCGGTGCTCCCCTCGGTGGTGAAGATCAACGTCTCCGGCGGCGGGGGCAGTGGCTCCGGCTCGGGCGTCATCCTCACCGAGGACGGCCAGATCCTCACCAACCACCACGTCGTGGAGCTGGCCGCCGAGGGCGGCACCATCACGGTCGACTTCGCCGACGGCAGCCACGCCCGCGCCGAGATCCTCGGTCTCGACCCGCTCACCGACACCGCCGTCATCCAGGCCCAGGACGTCTCCGGCCTGACCCCGGCGACCATCGGCAGCTCCGACGCCCTGGCCGTCGGGCAGGACGTCGTCGCCATCGGCAGCCCCTTCGGCCTCGACGCCACCGTCACCAGCGGCATCGTCTCGGCGCTGGACCGCCCCGTCGACGTCGGCACCGACAGCGAGGGCAACGCGACGGTCTACCCCGCGGTCCAGACCGACGCCGCCATCAACCCCGGCAACTCCGGTGGTCCGCTGGTCGACCTCGCCGGCCGGGTCGTGGGCATCAACTCCTCGATCCGCACGACCGGCTCGAGCACGCCGTTCGGCCAGAGCAGCGAGGGTGGGTCGATCGGCCTGGGCTTCGCGATCCCCATCGACGAGATCATGCCGATCGTGGAGCAGATGGCCGCCGGCGAGGCGCCCACGCACGCCCGGCTCGGCATCTCGGTGAGCGACGTGGGCGTCGGGACCGGCCGCGACGGCTCGGTCCCGGGGTCGACCGACGGCGCCCTGGTGACCGACGGCGCGCAGGTGCGCACCATCGGCGCCGGCTCCACCGCCGGCGAGGCCGGTCTGCAGGAGGGCGACGTCATCACCGGCATCGACGACACCGCGATCACCAGCGCCGACTCCCTCGTGGCCACGATCCGCTCCTACCGCCCCGGCGACGAGGTCACCGTGACCTACGAGCGCGACGGCGAGGAGCAGACGACCACGCTCGTGCTCGACTCCGACGCGGACCAGTCATGA
- a CDS encoding GNAT family N-acetyltransferase gives MSTVQITRVDVHDDAALAAWHDLVDRSERHDHGDLMTIWTLPELTAELRSGRRQVASAAYVGTVDGAPVVWGMTMLPQLDNLGTADLGVAVPPEHRRRGHGSAMLRHLEAEVSGAGRSVLTAEVMWPVAASRDGVGQAGVEFARRQGFTVGNVEVKRVLRCPVATQRLDELAASAAPHHAGYTLRSWTGPVPEDLLESWAVLTSSLTSEAPSGDLHVEPEAADVEAVRENEQLLVAQGRTAYRCVAMAPDDTPVAYTELVTTVHEPGRAYQWGTLVHGDHRGHRLGLALKVATQRAVQEAGAVDPAGPVDHVLTWNADSNAHMVAVNEALGFEPVEWCGMLQKRL, from the coding sequence GTGAGCACCGTGCAGATCACCCGCGTCGACGTCCACGACGATGCCGCGCTCGCGGCCTGGCACGACCTGGTGGACCGCTCGGAGCGGCACGACCACGGCGACCTGATGACGATCTGGACGCTGCCCGAGCTGACCGCGGAGCTGCGCTCGGGCCGGCGCCAGGTGGCCTCCGCGGCGTACGTCGGCACGGTCGACGGCGCGCCGGTCGTCTGGGGGATGACGATGCTCCCGCAGCTGGACAACCTGGGCACGGCCGACCTCGGGGTGGCCGTGCCGCCGGAGCACCGGCGTCGTGGGCACGGCTCGGCGATGCTGCGGCACCTGGAGGCGGAGGTGTCCGGGGCGGGTCGATCGGTGCTGACCGCGGAGGTCATGTGGCCGGTGGCGGCGAGCCGCGACGGGGTCGGCCAGGCGGGCGTGGAGTTCGCGCGGCGACAGGGCTTCACCGTCGGCAACGTGGAGGTGAAGCGGGTGCTGCGCTGCCCGGTGGCGACCCAGCGGCTCGACGAGCTCGCGGCGTCGGCCGCACCCCACCACGCCGGCTACACCCTGCGCTCGTGGACCGGCCCGGTGCCCGAGGACCTGCTGGAGAGCTGGGCGGTGCTCACCTCGAGCCTGACCAGCGAGGCCCCCAGCGGTGACCTGCACGTCGAGCCCGAGGCCGCGGACGTCGAGGCGGTGCGCGAGAACGAGCAGCTCTTGGTGGCGCAGGGGCGCACGGCATACCGGTGCGTCGCGATGGCGCCGGACGACACCCCGGTCGCCTACACCGAGCTGGTGACGACGGTCCACGAGCCGGGGCGGGCCTACCAGTGGGGCACGCTCGTGCACGGTGACCACCGCGGCCACCGGCTCGGGCTGGCGCTGAAGGTCGCCACCCAGCGGGCGGTGCAGGAGGCCGGTGCGGTCGACCCTGCCGGCCCGGTCGACCACGTGCTCACCTGGAACGCCGACTCCAACGCGCACATGGTGGCCGTCAACGAGGCCTTGGGCTTCGAGCCGGTCGAGTGGTGCGGGATGCTGCAGAAGCGGCTCTGA
- a CDS encoding long-chain-fatty-acid--CoA ligase, which translates to MTVTDASTDLIDTSDAPEPRFVDDRLAHWAATTPDAECFTYLGRSWTYAQTDDRVRRLAGALHGLGVRRGDTVSFLDKNHPACVELSLAAGSLGAANAIINFRLAGDEIDYAVNDSGAKVLLVGTELIPVIEGIRDRLTHVEHVIEVTPEGGEGDAYEQLLAGAEPMARPDEVSPEDTCLVMYSSGTTGRPKGVMLSHANMVAHTLNAHDGWGFAPGDKSMVAMPLFHVGGSSYVLFGLHDGIPSVMTRDPDGASLAGAILAGANRTFLVPAVLAQVLQAGPDAVKLFGALKTYTYGAAPMPPPLLRAAMEAWPDTDFLQVYGLTEVAGVVTHLMPDDHRTAIPDGHPERLVSAGRAIPGVEVRIVDPGTLEDVATGEPGEIWLRTPQRFQGYLNKPEATAEVVTEDGWFRSGDLGRLDADGYLFVEDRLKDMIISGGENIYSPEVERVLAEHPAVMEVAIIGVPDDRWGESVKAVVSFHEGASATEEELIAFCREHLAHYKCPRSIDVLEMLPRNPTGKILKRDLRQPYWDGRSRQVN; encoded by the coding sequence ATGACTGTCACGGACGCGTCCACGGACCTGATCGACACCTCCGACGCCCCGGAGCCCCGTTTCGTCGACGACCGGCTCGCCCACTGGGCGGCGACCACGCCCGACGCGGAGTGCTTCACCTACCTCGGCCGCAGCTGGACCTACGCCCAGACCGACGACCGGGTACGCCGCTTGGCCGGCGCCCTCCACGGGCTGGGCGTCCGGCGCGGCGACACCGTCTCGTTCCTGGACAAGAACCACCCGGCCTGCGTGGAGCTCAGCCTGGCCGCGGGGTCGCTGGGGGCGGCCAACGCGATCATCAACTTCCGGCTGGCCGGTGACGAGATCGACTACGCCGTCAACGACTCCGGGGCCAAGGTGCTGCTGGTGGGCACCGAGTTGATTCCCGTCATCGAGGGGATCCGCGATCGGCTGACCCACGTCGAGCACGTCATCGAGGTGACCCCAGAGGGCGGCGAGGGTGACGCCTACGAGCAGCTGCTCGCGGGCGCCGAGCCGATGGCCCGGCCCGACGAGGTCTCACCCGAGGACACCTGCCTGGTGATGTACTCCTCCGGCACCACGGGGCGTCCCAAGGGCGTGATGCTCAGCCACGCCAACATGGTCGCCCACACCCTCAACGCCCACGACGGCTGGGGCTTCGCCCCCGGTGACAAGTCGATGGTCGCCATGCCGCTGTTCCACGTGGGCGGCTCCTCCTACGTGCTCTTCGGCCTGCACGACGGCATCCCCAGCGTGATGACCCGCGACCCCGACGGCGCCTCCCTGGCCGGGGCCATCCTCGCCGGGGCCAACCGGACCTTCCTGGTGCCGGCGGTCCTCGCCCAGGTGCTGCAGGCCGGCCCGGACGCGGTGAAGCTCTTCGGCGCGCTCAAGACCTACACCTACGGCGCCGCCCCGATGCCGCCGCCGCTGCTGCGCGCTGCCATGGAGGCCTGGCCCGACACCGACTTCCTCCAGGTCTACGGCCTCACCGAGGTCGCCGGCGTGGTCACCCACCTGATGCCCGACGACCACCGCACGGCGATCCCCGACGGCCACCCGGAGCGGCTGGTCTCGGCCGGGCGGGCCATCCCCGGCGTGGAGGTGCGCATCGTGGACCCCGGCACGCTCGAGGACGTGGCGACCGGCGAGCCCGGCGAGATCTGGCTGCGCACCCCGCAGCGCTTCCAGGGCTACCTCAACAAGCCCGAGGCGACCGCGGAGGTCGTCACCGAGGACGGCTGGTTCCGCTCGGGGGACCTCGGGCGGTTGGACGCTGACGGGTACCTCTTCGTCGAGGACCGCCTCAAGGACATGATCATCAGCGGTGGGGAGAACATCTACAGCCCCGAGGTCGAGCGGGTCCTCGCCGAGCACCCGGCGGTGATGGAGGTCGCCATCATCGGCGTACCCGACGACCGGTGGGGCGAGTCGGTCAAGGCGGTGGTGTCCTTCCACGAGGGCGCCAGCGCGACCGAGGAGGAGCTCATCGCCTTCTGCCGCGAGCACCTCGCGCACTACAAGTGCCCGCGCAGCATCGACGTGCTGGAGATGCTCCCGCGCAACCCGACCGGCAAGATCCTCAAGCGGGACCTTCGCCAGCCCTACTGGGACGGGCGCTCCCGCCAGGTGAACTAG
- a CDS encoding exonuclease domain-containing protein yields MRSARRVDWREADLLVLDFEATGADPRTARPLSVGWVGVVGGRVRAAECGYAVVRHHDPVPVAALAVHGLTPDVVAAGRPVEEVRGELAPMLEGRVLVAHHAPLEVALLRGWGLRPDAVLDTLALLRRLDERAGRPRADVTLAGAARRLGVPAARSHHAFGDAWTTALLLLGLAGDLEAERGTVSLDDLLRLGRA; encoded by the coding sequence GTGAGGAGCGCTCGTCGGGTGGACTGGCGCGAGGCCGACCTGCTGGTGCTGGACTTCGAGGCCACGGGCGCGGACCCGCGGACCGCGCGGCCGCTCTCGGTCGGCTGGGTCGGGGTCGTCGGCGGTCGGGTGCGCGCCGCGGAGTGCGGGTACGCCGTGGTCCGGCACCACGACCCGGTGCCGGTCGCGGCGCTGGCCGTGCACGGGCTGACGCCTGACGTCGTGGCCGCCGGACGACCGGTGGAGGAGGTGCGCGGGGAGCTGGCGCCGATGCTGGAGGGGCGGGTGCTGGTCGCGCACCACGCCCCGCTCGAGGTCGCCCTCCTGCGCGGGTGGGGCCTGCGGCCGGACGCGGTGCTGGACACGCTGGCCCTCCTGCGACGGCTCGACGAGCGCGCCGGCCGGCCCCGCGCCGACGTGACGCTCGCCGGTGCGGCGCGCCGTCTGGGCGTGCCGGCGGCACGGTCGCACCACGCGTTCGGCGACGCCTGGACGACGGCGCTGCTGCTCCTGGGCCTCGCGGGGGACCTGGAGGCGGAGCGCGGCACCGTGAGTCTCGACGACCTGCTGCGGCTGGGGCGGGCGTAA